The genomic window ATCAAGGCTATCTCTGAGACACTTTTCGCTCTGGACTCAAACAAGGCCTCAGCCTCAGAGTTGATCATTGACCCTCAAGCTCTGGTGCCAGACTCTCAGACCGGCTCCCAGACAGATCTCTCCTCTGTGCCGTGAGAACACATGTCTCATTATCACAGCACTCTCTCATTGGCTTGAAATCGATGTATTCACCCCcttttttctgtgtcatttgTCATCTGCGTTTGTGTTTTGTACTTCCAGCTTGTTCAGCTATGTGGACGAGGAGGTCCTGTTCTCCAAGCCAACCTACGCAGCTCTCCTGGCTGTGCTGGACAACTACCAAAGGATGACAGGACAGACAGAGGACTTCAGTCCTCAGCAGCTGGCTGAGCAGGAAACCTTTGTCAATGAGACCATGTCCAACACTGAGCtgggcagagagctgtttgcCTTCCTCTACACCAAGGGTGACTAGATCGCCTTGTAATAGTCAATAATCACAATAACATACTCTCTGGTGATCAAGTAATGTAATTGCTTTTCACTTGATATTAGTGTTTATAATGGATGTTACTCTGGATTTGAAGGTATTTACGCATCTGAGGAAGAGTTCCTTCATGACTTGAAGATGATGTGGTTCGGTCTGTACTCCCGCTACAACAACAAGATGGATTCCAGCGGCTTCGAACACATCTTTGCAGGTTTGGACAGAGGAGATGTCTTTGAAACACTGCAGATGtcttgcaaatatttttttctttacatttcttACATTCTGTAACAGGAGAGGTCAAGAAAGGAAAGGTGTCTGGTTTTCACAACTGGATCCAGTTTTATCTTCTTGAGAAAAGAGGAGTGCTGAACTACTACAGCCACAGCTTCGACGGGCCTGTAAGCGTCAACAGTTAAGACCTCAACATGTTGGTTTTTGCTGTTACATGTGTAGCTCtaacttcattttctttttctttcttttttcccggCTCTCAGTGGACCAACTACCCCGATGTCTTGGGGATGCAGTTCATGTGGGACGGTTACTACAAGCAGGTCGGTTCCGCAATCATCGGCTCCAGCCCTGAATTTGACTTCGCCCTTTACAGCCTCTGCTACATCACTCGCCCTGGAAAACAGTAAGTAATATCTAACTATcatgttttcttgtgtgtgagCCTTTcctgatttttgttgtttttgtgtcccTGATCCTCAGGTGTTATCTGAGCCTGGGAGGAAAGACGCTGATTATCCAAACTTACACCTGGAATAACTCTTTCTATGGTGATGGGAAGAAGTTTATCGGCTCTGCCTTTCCTGCAACCCCCAGGAACTGAAGCTGTCATCGACGAAGAGTCCAAAATAAAGAGTaaggtctagacctgctccatgtaAAAAGTGCcatgagataacttctgttgtgatttggtgctatataaataaaattgacttgactcaACTTACAGAAGACCCTGCTAGTGTGTCATTACACTCATGATATA from Thunnus maccoyii chromosome 3, fThuMac1.1, whole genome shotgun sequence includes these protein-coding regions:
- the endou gene encoding poly(U)-specific endoribonuclease-A, whose protein sequence is MKIIAVFALCVTLFCQGYGNTLDSCQGRCGYGTDSNYSCQCNQACERFKDCCSDYVEFCKVGSMSCKGRCGEKYNSQNKCHCNSKCTRYNNCCSDYAELCNGGGGGGGGGVVVTDAEIKAISETLFALDSNKASASELIIDPQALVPDSQTGSQTDLSSVPLFSYVDEEVLFSKPTYAALLAVLDNYQRMTGQTEDFSPQQLAEQETFVNETMSNTELGRELFAFLYTKGIYASEEEFLHDLKMMWFGLYSRYNNKMDSSGFEHIFAGEVKKGKVSGFHNWIQFYLLEKRGVLNYYSHSFDGPWTNYPDVLGMQFMWDGYYKQVGSAIIGSSPEFDFALYSLCYITRPGKQCYLSLGGKTLIIQTYTWNNSFYGDGKKFIGSAFPATPRN